A window of the Diabrotica undecimpunctata isolate CICGRU chromosome 1, icDiaUnde3, whole genome shotgun sequence genome harbors these coding sequences:
- the LOC140432809 gene encoding uncharacterized protein, whose protein sequence is MKYLCLALCALFVGQAYSSEYMLVVIYPNENLQLGRNGSNICVDDKWLANTTAVAHHTSGEKDHHKSGEKDHHISGEKAPHHSGEKAPHHSGEKAPHHSGEKAPHHSGEKAPHHSGEKPHHNSREDKDRPDLSVNVRDNKISVTAHSDTKTSGPPAPSTNQTILHVHTHNQVFIIRLQNKISREEAEAERDDNSSAVSSEEDEVTPNDSYYRVKIEQENGSVANGVSVKGAVLITNTKDNTRIRYIGVSVSIQEYNLTLIIKGSSSSGQNGQHNDLRVEETSVAN, encoded by the exons ATGAAGTACCTTTGTTTGGCGTTGTGCGCTTTGTTTGTAG GACAAGCTTACAGCAGCGAGTACATGCTTGTAGTGATCTATCCAAACGAAAACTTACAACTTGGACGCAATGGCTCTAATATTTGTGTGGATGATAAATGGCTAGCCAACACTACTGCAGTTGCTCATCATACATCTGGTGAAAAAGACCATCACAAATCTGGTGAGAAAGACCATCACATATCTGGCGAAAAAGCTCCCCACCATTCTGGTGAAAAAGCTCCTCACCATTCTGGTGAAAAAGCTCCTCATCATTCTGGTGAAAAAGCCCCCCACCATTCTGGTGAAAAAGCTCCTCACCATTCTGGTGAAAAACCTCACCATAACTCTCGTGAAGATAAAGACAGACCAGATCTCAGTGTTAATGTTAGAGATAACAAAATTTCTGTAACAGCACATTCTGACACAAAAACCAGTGGTCCTCCTGCCCCATCAACAAACCAAACCATATTGCATGTTCATACTCATAATCAAGTATTTATTATAAGACTTCAAAATAAAATCTCAAGAGAAGAAGCTGAAGCAGAGAGAGATGATAACTCGAGTGCCGTTTCATCTGAGGAAGATGAAGTTACCCCCAACGATTCATACTATAGAGTAAAAATAGAGCAAGAAAACGGAAGTGTAGCCAATGGGGTTAGCGTAAAAGGTGCCGTTTTAATCACTAATACAAAGGACAATACCAGAATAAGATACATTGGAGTTTCTGTCAGCATTCAAGAATATAACCTTACCCTCATTATAAAAGGTAGTAGCAGTTCTGGACAGAACGGACAACATAACGACTTACGTGTAGAAGAAACATCTGTTGCTAATTAG